From Streptomyces sp. TLI_235, a single genomic window includes:
- a CDS encoding hemerythrin HHE cation binding domain-containing protein, with protein MAGHGGDVIRELETDHRGIEELFARVLKNTGERRRSLLAEAAAELLRHAAAEEAHLHPALRAHVPDGDAIADREAADRARVRRLLREIEGRQPGDPDLAGLANILVTEVAAHIRDVERTLLPALRAACSRAELDELGAHVRRSRSAAPAPPAGGRPPAPDIGPIGRAGDRGGDPEWAGSVDSASARPAAD; from the coding sequence ATGGCAGGCCACGGCGGCGACGTCATCAGGGAGCTGGAGACGGATCACCGCGGGATCGAGGAGCTCTTCGCCCGGGTTCTGAAGAACACCGGAGAGCGCCGCAGGTCCCTGCTCGCCGAGGCGGCGGCCGAGCTCCTCCGGCACGCCGCGGCCGAGGAGGCCCACCTCCACCCGGCGCTCCGCGCCCACGTGCCGGACGGCGACGCGATCGCCGACCGCGAGGCCGCGGACCGGGCGCGGGTCCGGCGCCTGCTGCGGGAGATCGAGGGCAGGCAGCCCGGCGACCCCGACCTGGCGGGACTGGCGAACATCCTGGTCACCGAGGTCGCCGCGCACATCCGGGACGTCGAGCGGACCCTCCTCCCCGCCCTGCGCGCGGCCTGCAGCCGGGCCGAGCTGGACGAACTCGGCGCCCACGTACGCCGATCCAGGTCGGCCGCCCCCGCCCCTCCGGCGGGCGGCAGACCGCCCGCACCCGACATCGGGCCGATCGGCCGGGCCGGAGACCGGGGAGGAGACCCGGAGTGGGCCGGCTCCGTCGACTCGGCGAGCGCGCGTCCCGCGGCGGACTGA
- a CDS encoding putative enzyme related to lactoylglutathione lyase: protein MACRISELVLDAADADRLAAFWSEVLGYVELGREDDGSIEIGPPDAGFGGPQPTLVISPSSDPRTGKLRLHIDVSATDRDQDAELERLLALGARPVDVGQTGTESWHVLADPEGNEFCLLRTRIRPV from the coding sequence ATGGCATGCCGCATCAGTGAGCTGGTCCTCGACGCGGCCGACGCGGATCGGCTCGCCGCATTCTGGAGCGAGGTCCTCGGCTACGTCGAACTCGGCCGGGAGGACGACGGAAGCATCGAGATCGGGCCGCCCGACGCGGGCTTCGGCGGCCCGCAGCCCACCCTCGTCATCAGCCCCAGCAGCGACCCGCGGACGGGGAAACTGCGGCTGCACATCGACGTCAGCGCCACCGACCGCGATCAGGACGCCGAGCTGGAGCGGCTGCTCGCCCTCGGCGCCAGGCCCGTCGACGTCGGTCAGACCGGCACCGAGAGCTGGCACGTCCTGGCCGACCCGGAGGGCAACGAGTTCTGCCTCCTGCGCACCCGGATCCGGCCCGTCTGA
- a CDS encoding membrane peptidoglycan carboxypeptidase has protein sequence MREPGQRRRITAAPGRRRRTGARARPVRALLRRLRPDRLRPGRRRFRLRLPSWRLLLGVVSAGAAALAGAVCWLFVSTEVPEDLNSFATQQNNVFYWADGTEMARTGQVNRQEVPLERVPESVQWAVLAAENETFYSDAGVSPTGIGRALWAVVTGGDTQGGSTITQQYVKNIYLNQRQDVSRKASEIVIAVKLDQRLSKREILSGYLNTSWFGRGSYGIQRAAAAYYGKDVSKLNPSEAAFLAALLKGAGLYDPALGAENRQRAVERWSWILDRMVTTGKLSAAERATYTAFPEPVAPPVARGLAGQTGYLVDLAESYLIGHSTVTPAQLDLGGYQIHTTFDRQRTAALGAAVKTAGPVLDPAREADRHVHVGAASVASDGRILAVYGGPDYLKQGFDDANTSNVPLGTAFTPIVYAAGLGQGVQKGREGGRGPVNPTTRYDGRDGVPVQTPEGPYWGRDGRMAKTANDGHRSWGSISLRSAVAQSVNGPMMQLGMDVGLDRVRATAASLGLLPDTLGELVPSFSLGTSRPSAIRAAAAYGTFAAGGMHTDPYSVASVTRNGGPVGVARPAAVRALPELVADQVDDALKEAVREGTAHEAAAAGPGAAGKTGTTEDRTAGWYVGYQGMVSTAVTVFRMDPTSLKLAPVDGIGGAGPDDPASVYPTRIWTAYARQPAG, from the coding sequence GTGCGCGAGCCAGGACAGCGCCGGAGGATCACGGCGGCACCGGGGAGGCGGCGCCGGACGGGCGCCCGGGCGAGACCGGTCCGCGCGCTGCTCCGGCGGCTGCGGCCGGACCGCCTCCGGCCGGGCCGGCGCAGGTTCCGGTTACGGCTGCCGTCCTGGCGGCTGCTGCTCGGGGTGGTGTCGGCCGGCGCGGCCGCGCTGGCGGGCGCGGTCTGCTGGCTGTTCGTCAGCACCGAGGTCCCCGAGGACCTCAACTCCTTCGCCACCCAACAGAACAACGTCTTCTACTGGGCGGACGGCACCGAGATGGCCCGCACCGGGCAGGTGAACCGGCAGGAGGTGCCGCTGGAGCGGGTGCCGGAGTCCGTCCAGTGGGCCGTGCTGGCCGCGGAGAACGAGACCTTCTACTCGGACGCGGGCGTCTCCCCCACCGGCATCGGCCGGGCGCTCTGGGCCGTGGTCACGGGCGGCGACACCCAGGGCGGCTCGACCATCACCCAGCAGTACGTGAAGAACATCTACCTTAACCAGCGCCAGGACGTGTCCCGGAAGGCCAGTGAGATCGTCATCGCGGTCAAGCTGGACCAGCGGCTGAGCAAGCGCGAGATCCTCTCCGGCTACCTCAACACCAGCTGGTTCGGCCGCGGCAGCTACGGCATCCAGCGGGCCGCCGCCGCGTACTACGGCAAGGACGTGTCCAAGCTGAACCCGAGCGAGGCGGCCTTCCTGGCCGCGCTGCTCAAGGGCGCGGGACTGTACGACCCGGCGCTCGGCGCGGAGAACCGGCAGCGGGCGGTCGAGCGGTGGTCCTGGATCCTGGACCGGATGGTGACGACCGGGAAGCTGTCCGCGGCCGAACGCGCGACGTACACCGCCTTCCCCGAGCCGGTGGCACCGCCGGTCGCCCGTGGCCTCGCCGGGCAGACCGGGTACCTGGTGGACCTGGCGGAGAGCTACCTGATCGGCCACTCCACCGTCACCCCGGCCCAGCTGGACCTGGGCGGCTACCAGATCCACACCACCTTCGACCGGCAGCGGACGGCCGCGCTCGGCGCCGCCGTGAAGACCGCCGGCCCGGTCCTGGACCCGGCGCGGGAGGCCGACCGCCATGTGCACGTCGGCGCCGCGTCGGTCGCCTCGGACGGGCGGATCCTCGCCGTGTACGGCGGGCCCGACTACCTGAAACAGGGCTTCGACGACGCCAACACCTCGAACGTGCCGCTCGGCACGGCCTTCACCCCGATCGTCTACGCGGCCGGGCTCGGCCAGGGCGTGCAGAAGGGCCGGGAGGGCGGGCGCGGCCCGGTCAACCCGACGACCCGCTACGACGGCCGTGACGGGGTGCCCGTGCAGACCCCGGAGGGCCCGTACTGGGGCCGGGACGGGCGGATGGCGAAGACGGCCAACGACGGCCACCGGAGCTGGGGCAGCATCAGTCTGCGCAGCGCGGTGGCGCAGTCGGTGAACGGCCCGATGATGCAGCTCGGCATGGACGTCGGCCTGGACCGGGTCCGGGCCACCGCGGCGTCCCTGGGGCTGCTGCCGGACACCCTGGGCGAGCTGGTGCCGTCCTTCTCGCTCGGCACCTCCCGCCCCAGCGCGATCCGCGCGGCCGCCGCGTACGGCACCTTCGCGGCCGGCGGCATGCACACCGACCCGTACTCGGTGGCCTCGGTGACGCGGAACGGCGGCCCGGTCGGGGTGGCCCGGCCGGCCGCCGTCCGGGCGCTCCCGGAGCTGGTCGCCGACCAGGTCGACGACGCCCTCAAGGAGGCCGTCCGCGAGGGCACCGCCCACGAGGCGGCCGCCGCGGGCCCCGGCGCGGCGGGCAAGACCGGGACGACCGAGGACCGGACCGCCGGCTGGTACGTCGGCTACCAGGGCATGGTCAGCACGGCGGTCACCGTCTTCCGGATGGACCCGACGAGCCTGAAGCTCGCCCCCGTGGACGGGATCGGCGGCGCCGGACCCGACGACCCGGCCTCCGTCTACCCCACCAGGATCTGGACCGCCTACGCCCGGCAGCCCGCCGGGTAG
- a CDS encoding EmrB/QacA subfamily drug resistance transporter, translating to MFVSTDQRPSEAPPTTNTLPPRTAWLVLAVVFMADLMDLIDSSVANLAGPSIHADLGGGQATLQWVLSAYTAAFALGLVTSGRLGDLLGRRRLFLLGMTGFTLASLACGLAPSPGFLIVARTLQGLCGSVMIPQGMALVKVVFPPQHLRKALIPIGPLMGLATVAGPVLAGWLLHLDLFGSQWRSIFLINVPFGVIAGLLGRRVLPRHGGEDPAARLDLTGVGLLTAASALLIVPLIQGRELGWPAWTYAMMAAAVALLALFAVSERRSRHPVITPSLFRRRSFVVGLMIVGGFYASLSAFVLVVNLLLQQGLGWTPLHTGLALLPWAVGTAVAVLLAGAVLAERLGRAALNLGLSIAVVGLLALWWSVAHWGADITVWRLAPALLVTGFGSGLVFVPLVDFILGDATAEEVGTGAGMLNAVQQFAGAIGVAALGTVFFTRAGDATVPSTLAAAELVFGIAAGLNLLTLLLVSLLPKHAQRAHG from the coding sequence GTGTTCGTGTCCACTGACCAGCGCCCTTCCGAGGCGCCTCCCACCACCAACACCCTTCCGCCGCGCACCGCGTGGCTAGTCCTGGCCGTCGTGTTCATGGCCGACCTCATGGATCTCATCGACTCCAGCGTCGCCAACCTCGCCGGCCCGTCCATCCACGCCGACCTCGGCGGCGGCCAGGCGACACTGCAGTGGGTGCTGAGCGCCTACACCGCGGCCTTCGCGCTCGGCCTCGTCACCTCGGGACGGCTCGGCGACCTGCTCGGGCGCCGACGGCTCTTCCTGCTCGGCATGACCGGCTTCACCCTGGCGTCACTGGCCTGCGGTCTCGCCCCAAGCCCGGGCTTCCTGATCGTCGCCCGCACGCTGCAGGGCCTGTGCGGGTCGGTCATGATCCCGCAGGGGATGGCCCTGGTGAAGGTCGTCTTCCCGCCCCAGCACCTGCGCAAGGCCCTGATCCCGATCGGCCCGCTGATGGGCCTGGCCACCGTGGCCGGGCCCGTCCTCGCCGGCTGGCTGCTCCACCTGGACCTGTTCGGCAGCCAGTGGCGCTCCATCTTCCTGATCAACGTCCCGTTCGGCGTCATCGCCGGCCTGCTCGGCCGGCGTGTCCTGCCCCGTCACGGCGGGGAGGACCCGGCCGCCCGCCTCGACCTCACCGGTGTCGGCCTGCTCACCGCCGCCTCGGCCCTGCTCATCGTCCCGCTCATCCAGGGACGCGAACTCGGCTGGCCCGCCTGGACGTACGCCATGATGGCCGCCGCGGTCGCCCTGCTCGCCCTGTTCGCCGTCTCCGAACGGCGCAGCAGGCACCCGGTCATCACGCCGTCGCTGTTCCGCAGGCGCAGCTTCGTCGTCGGTCTGATGATCGTGGGCGGGTTCTACGCCTCACTCAGTGCGTTCGTCCTCGTCGTCAACCTGCTGCTGCAGCAGGGCCTGGGCTGGACGCCGCTGCACACCGGCCTCGCGCTGCTCCCCTGGGCCGTCGGCACCGCCGTCGCCGTGCTGCTCGCGGGTGCCGTGCTCGCCGAGAGGCTGGGACGCGCCGCCCTGAATCTGGGTCTGTCCATCGCCGTCGTCGGCCTGCTGGCCCTGTGGTGGTCCGTCGCCCACTGGGGCGCCGACATCACCGTCTGGAGGCTGGCGCCGGCGCTGCTGGTCACGGGCTTCGGCTCCGGGCTGGTGTTCGTCCCGCTGGTCGACTTCATCCTCGGCGATGCCACCGCCGAAGAGGTCGGCACCGGCGCGGGCATGCTCAACGCCGTCCAGCAGTTCGCCGGTGCGATCGGCGTCGCCGCGCTCGGCACGGTGTTCTTCACCCGGGCCGGGGACGCGACCGTCCCATCCACCCTCGCCGCCGCGGAACTGGTCTTCGGCATCGCCGCGGGACTGAACCTCCTGACCCTGCTGCTGGTGAGCCTGCTGCCCAAGCACGCCCAACGGGCGCACGGATAG